From a region of the Helianthus annuus cultivar XRQ/B chromosome 5, HanXRQr2.0-SUNRISE, whole genome shotgun sequence genome:
- the LOC118492127 gene encoding uncharacterized protein LOC118492127: protein MPKSDDSPSQPDKPAVTPLHPAYTVTNVQSKIRTLDGTKVTYSQWVKLFTFHAIAYKVLDHIDDTQKPTKTDPDYETWKEIDALVSQWIYSTISDDLLGTVLDTTASARTTWLQLQKKFLGNKQAKAAALETRFVNLTLASCASVDDYCQQLKELANQLSDVDQPVTESRMVLQLVRGLSAEFDTTAQLIHSQQADWDTARTILNDEVIRLEARKQQSSSVLYTPAPTNHTTNQQTPAHSSENNQQQQQPPSYRGRGRGRGQGYRGRGGRGRGNRGQSPPTPWNFLNYTGQQQQFPQWAWWSTPPCPYPTQNTWKPNPTPQHPSANFAAPRISVQPSKQCSYNIKIRML from the exons ATGCCAAAGTCAGATGACAGCCCTTCTCAGCCCGACAAACCTGCAGTCACACCCCTTCACCCTGCATACACTGTCACCAATGTTCAGTCCAAGATTCGGACCCTTGATGGCACCAAAGTAACATATTCCCAATGGGTCAAGCTGTTCACCTTTCATGCCATCGCTTACAAGGTTCTAGACCATATCGATGACACCCAAAAACCAACCAAAACTGACCCTGATTACGAAACCTGGAAAGAAATCGATGCTTTGGTCTCTCAATGGATCTATAGCACGATATCCGATGACTTGCTGGGCACCGTCCTTGACACCACCGCTTCGGCTCGAACCACTTGGCTACAACTTCAGAAAAAATTCTTGGGAAACAAGCAAGCCAAGGCAGCAGCTCTGGAGACTCGTTTCGTTAACCTTACACTCGCCTCATGTGCCTCAGTCGATGATTATTGCCAACAGTTGAAAGAACTAGCAAACCAGCTCTCGGATGTGGATCAACCTGTTACTGAGAGCCGAATGGTACTGCAGTTGGTCAGAGGTCTTTCAGCCGAATTTGACACCACTGCCCAACTAATTCATTCACAGCAGGCCGACTGGGACACGGCCCGTACTATACTTAATGATGAGGTTATTAGGTTAGAAGCTCGGAAACAACAATCCTCTTCGGTCCTCTACACACCCGCCCCTACAAACCACACCACTAATCAGCAAACACCTGCTCACTCTTCAGAAAAtaatcaacagcagcagcagcctcccTCGTATAGGGGTAGAGGCCGCGGACGTGGTCAGGGCTACCGTGGACgtggaggaagaggaagaggaaacAGGGGTCAATCACCTCCAACACCTTGGAATTTTTTGAACTACACGGGACAGCAGCAGCAATTCCCACAGTGGGCGTGGTGGTCCACCCCCCCGTGTCCATACCCCACTCAGAATACATGGAAACCCAACCCGACCCCACAGCATCCGTCAGCAAATTTTGCGG CCCCTCGGATCTCAGTGCAGCCTTCCAAACAATGCAGTTACAATATCAAGATCCGAATGCTGTGA